The Salmo salar chromosome ssa06, Ssal_v3.1, whole genome shotgun sequence sequence acatgttcaactactgaAGACATTGGATCCAATCTAGTTTGTGCCTTTTTAGATTTacaagaaaattaacaactaaggagttattattattttttttttttacttctctcattgacttctcaaaccccgcGCTGATCTGTTTGGTCTGTTTCGCTAAGCGTTCCCCGGAAGTCCGCCGATGTTGCGCCTCCGGGTTTAGAAACGGTGACAAATTAGCCTATCGCTGGCCCAGAATCAAACACCGAGGCAAGAAACAAGTTGATCAATAAGGAATGAAGGCAAGATCTGCATTGAATAGCAATGGGGAGTGAGCATTCATTTCCTTATTCCGCTTTGTTCAAATTGATTTGATGCTAGTCTTGTGAATCTGTGCATGACCAGAAGGCTGTTAGAGATTGCGCAGATATTCGCATCATGTGCTGTTTCCAAGTTGTCAAATTAGGATTTGTAAAGGTCATGAAAAGTCATGGCAATATGTGTTATTGTAATTCATATAGGCACACTTTTAAAAATACAATCAACCACTTTAAAAAATGACATATCAGCAGTTATAGGAATGACCTTTCAGCGCACGTCTGTGTGTGCTGGGAGGGGGCTACTGGGAGGGGGCCGTTGGGAGGGGGGCTACTGGGAGGGGGCCGTTGGGAGGGGGCCACTGGGAGGGGGCCGTTGGGAGGGGGTCGTTGGGAGGGGGCTACTGGGAGGGGGGCCGTTGGGAGGGGGCCACTGGGAGGGGGCCGTTGGGAGGGGGTCGTTGGGAGGGGGCCACTGGGAGGGGGTCGTTGGGAGGGGGCCACTGGGAGGGGGTCGTTGGGAGGGGGCTACTGGGAGGGGGCCACTGGGAGGGGGCTACTGGGAGGGGGCTACTGGGAGGGGGGCCACTGGGAGGGGGCTACTGGGAGGGGGCTACTGGGAGGGGGCCGTTGGGAGGGGGGCTACTGGGAGGGGGCCGTTGGGAGGGGGCCACTGGGAGGGGGCCGTTGGGAGGGGGCTACTGGGAGGGGGCCGTTGGGAGGGGGGCTACTGGGAGGGGGCTACTGGGAGGGGGCTACTGGGAGGGGGCCACTGGGAGGGGGGCTACTGGGAGGGGGCTACTGGGAGGGGGGCCGTTGGGAGGGGGCTACTGGGAGGGGGCCGTTGGGAGGGGGGCTACTGGGAGGGGGCCACTGGGAGGGGGCTGTTGGGAGGGGGCTGTTGGGAGGGGGCTGTTGGGAGGGGGCCGTTGGGAGGGGGCTACTGGGAGGGGGCCGTTGGGAGGGGGCCGTTGGGAGGGGGGCTACTGGGAGGGGGCTACTGGGAGGGGGCCGTTGGGAGGGGGCTACTGGGAGGGGGCTACTGGGAGGGGGCCACTGGGAGGGGGCCGTTGGGCCCCCTCCCACacaaatggtcagatgaagcagatgctaaactacaggactgttttgctatcacagactggaatatgttccgggattcttccgatgacattgaggaatacaccacctcagtcactggctttatcaataagtgcattgaggacgtcgtcccgacagtgactgtacgtacataccccaaccagaagccatggattacaggcaacattcgcactgagctaaagggtagagctgccgctttcaaggtgcgggactctaaccaggaagcttacaagaaatccccctatgccctgcgacgaaccatcaaacagacaaagcgtcaacacaggactaagatcgaatagtactacaccggctccgacgctcgtcagatgtggcagggcttgcaaactattacagactacaaagggaagcacagccgcgagctgcccagtgacacgagcctaccagatgagctaaatcacttctatgttcgctccgaggcaagcaacactgaggcatgcatgagagcatcatctgttctggacgactgtgtgatcatgctctccgtagccgacgtgagtaagacctttagacaggtcaacatacacaaagctgcggggccagatgaattaccaggatgtgtgctccgggcatgtgctgaccaactagcaggtgtcttcactgacattttcaacatgtccctgattgagtctgtaataccaacatgcttcaagcagaccaccatagtcccctgtgcccaagaacacaaaggtaacctgcctaaatgactaccgacccgtagcactcacgcctgtagccatgaagtgctttgaaaggctggtaatagctcacatcaacaccattatcccagaaaccctagacccactccaatttgcataccgcccaaacagatccacagatgatgcaatctctattgcactccacgctgccctttcccacctggacaaaaggaacacctatgcgagaatgctgttaattgactacagctcagcgtgcaacaccatagtgccctcaaagctcatcactaagctaaggatcctgggactaaacacctccctctgcaactggatcatggacttcctgacaggccgcccccaggtggtgagggtaggtagcaacacatctgccacgatgATCCTCagcactggagctccccaggggtgcgtgctcagtcccctcctgtacttcctgttaatccacgactgcatggccaagcacgactccaacaccatcattaagtttgctgatgacacaacagcggtaggcctgatcaccgacaacgatgagacagcctatagggaggaggtcagagacctggccgggtggtgccagaataacaacctatccctcaatgtaaccaagactaaggagatgattgtggactacaggaaaaggaggaccgagtacgtccccattctcatcgacggggctgtagtggagcaggttgagagcttcaaattccttggtgtccacatcaacaacaaattagaaaTGTCCAAACACACaaatgacagtcgtgaagagggcacgacaaagc is a genomic window containing:
- the LOC123743343 gene encoding proline-rich protein 2-like, whose translation is MPCSLSLGNDPLPTTQSQRPSPNDPVPTTKSQRPSPNDPVPMTQSQRPSPNDPVPTTQSQRPSPNDPWPPPSSPLPVAPSQRPPPSSPLPVAPLPTAPSQRPPPSSPLPTAPSQQPPPNSPLPTAPSQWPPPSSPPPNGPLPPPPNGPLPVAPSQRPPPSSPPPNGPLPPPPNDPLPVAPSQRPPPSGPLPTTPSQRPPPSGPLPTAPLPVAPSQRPPPNGPLPVAPSQRPPPSSPPPNGPLPVAPSQHTQTCAERSFL